One Thiocapsa bogorovii DNA segment encodes these proteins:
- the mgtE gene encoding magnesium transporter: MTVNTEAPRLRWIRGRPGESLDVNRPVVKAIGRMIKAGERDEIRRLLRTWHPRDIVELLVQLPLKRARKLFLVLPAGPAAKVIAGLNSDFRAVLLEDATIERLAEILDGRDAEEVVQVLTELPEEVQERLIPQLRDADAVRELKAYQEDSAGSIMTRKLVAVPPDWSVGQVVAEVRRRADLIKKLSAVYVVDADRKLLGYLKLRDLLLRPSDAQVDRVMRTDLVAVSSDMDQEEVVRVTRENDLITVPVVDADGRLLGRITADELQRVVRDEADEDVRLLSGVSPDARADDPVLGIVKNRLPWLLAGLVGALVSGSIISSYEAEIAAAAILASFIPIVMSMAGNAGIQAATVAIQGLATGTLWIGDLPWRLVKEMLGALLNGSIAALILAGIVLVVGPLVGVADPIRLALTAGVALTVVTLLAVTMGAAVPLILHHFRIDPAMATGIFITTGNDIIAVLVFFLVASLLYL; encoded by the coding sequence ATGACAGTGAACACTGAAGCGCCTCGGCTGCGTTGGATCCGCGGCCGTCCGGGCGAGTCCCTTGACGTCAACCGCCCCGTGGTCAAGGCCATCGGGCGCATGATCAAGGCAGGCGAGCGCGACGAGATTCGCCGTCTGTTGCGAACCTGGCACCCGCGCGACATCGTCGAGTTGCTCGTGCAGCTTCCCTTGAAACGCGCGCGCAAGCTGTTTTTGGTCTTGCCGGCCGGACCGGCCGCAAAGGTGATTGCTGGACTCAACAGCGATTTTCGCGCGGTCTTGCTCGAAGACGCCACGATCGAGCGCCTCGCCGAGATCCTTGACGGCCGGGACGCAGAGGAGGTGGTTCAGGTCCTGACCGAGCTCCCCGAAGAGGTCCAGGAGCGGCTCATCCCGCAACTGCGCGATGCCGATGCCGTCCGCGAGCTCAAGGCGTATCAGGAAGACTCCGCCGGCAGCATCATGACTCGCAAGCTGGTTGCGGTGCCGCCTGACTGGAGCGTCGGGCAGGTCGTGGCCGAGGTGCGCCGTCGCGCCGATCTGATCAAGAAACTCTCGGCGGTGTATGTCGTGGATGCAGACCGCAAGCTCCTCGGCTATCTGAAGCTTCGCGACCTGCTGCTGCGCCCGAGCGATGCGCAGGTGGACCGGGTGATGCGCACCGATCTCGTAGCCGTCAGCTCGGACATGGATCAAGAAGAGGTCGTGCGCGTCACCCGGGAGAACGACCTCATCACGGTACCGGTGGTGGATGCCGACGGCCGACTGCTTGGACGCATCACCGCGGACGAGCTGCAGCGCGTGGTCCGCGACGAGGCCGACGAAGACGTGCGCCTGCTGAGCGGTGTCTCCCCCGACGCGCGAGCCGACGACCCGGTGCTCGGCATCGTGAAGAACCGCCTCCCCTGGTTGCTCGCCGGGCTGGTCGGTGCGCTCGTCTCGGGCAGCATCATCAGCTCCTACGAGGCGGAGATCGCTGCCGCGGCCATCCTTGCGAGCTTCATCCCGATCGTGATGTCGATGGCCGGCAACGCGGGTATTCAGGCCGCGACCGTTGCCATCCAGGGCCTTGCGACCGGCACCCTCTGGATCGGCGATCTGCCATGGCGTCTCGTCAAGGAGATGCTCGGCGCCTTGCTGAACGGGTCGATCGCTGCGCTGATCCTCGCCGGGATCGTGCTCGTCGTGGGGCCCTTGGTGGGTGTTGCCGATCCGATACGCTTGGCGCTGACCGCAGGCGTGGCCTTGACGGTGGTAACACTCCTCGCCGTGACCATGGGTGCGGCCGTTCCGCTGATCCTCCACCACTTTCGGATCGATCCGGCGATGGCCACGGGCATCTTCATTACCACCGGCAACGACATCATTGCGGTCCTGGTGTTCTTCCTGGTGGCCTCGCTGCTCTATCTCTGA
- a CDS encoding GNAT family N-acetyltransferase produces the protein MSELHVECRTGADLIADLPALARLRIRVFREYPYLYEGDAEYEERYLRTYAEAPDGLVVLVRDGARVVGASSALPLAAEPPNVVEPFRTHGYAPERIFYYGESVLLPEYRGLGLGRRFFDEREAHTRRLGRFDFACFCAVERPTDHPRRPADYRPLDGLWEKQGFVKQPQLRTTFSWRDLDETEETPKPMVFWLKRLD, from the coding sequence ATGTCCGAGTTGCATGTCGAGTGCCGCACGGGAGCGGATCTGATCGCCGACTTGCCGGCGCTGGCTCGCCTGCGCATCCGTGTCTTCCGTGAGTACCCCTATCTCTACGAGGGTGACGCGGAATACGAAGAGCGCTATCTGCGGACCTATGCCGAGGCACCGGACGGACTCGTCGTACTGGTGCGCGACGGCGCTCGGGTGGTGGGTGCCTCGAGCGCTCTGCCGCTTGCGGCCGAGCCCCCGAATGTGGTCGAGCCCTTCAGGACGCACGGCTATGCGCCCGAGCGGATCTTCTACTACGGCGAATCGGTCCTGCTGCCGGAGTACCGAGGGCTAGGGCTCGGCCGGCGCTTTTTCGACGAGCGCGAGGCCCATACCCGCAGACTCGGCCGATTCGACTTCGCCTGTTTCTGCGCCGTGGAGCGACCCACCGACCACCCGCGACGTCCAGCGGATTATCGCCCGCTCGACGGCCTTTGGGAGAAACAGGGCTTCGTGAAACAACCGCAGTTGCGCACGACCTTCTCCTGGCGCGATCTCGACGAGACCGAAGAAACGCCTAAACCGATGGTGTTCTGGCTCAAGCGCCTTGACTGA
- a CDS encoding phosphatase PAP2 family protein, producing MSQTTAPRRDWIPQGIALALIALLGTLPFWLTDLDIQAAALFYHPEADDPWYEAQAPLWSFLYVASPLLTGFVMLGGLLVLGAGAVWKSFRQLRCYAILLIAATVLGPGLIVNGVFKDNWGRPRPHQIEQLGGTRDYIPPLAISEHGDGKSFPCGHSSIGYMLGVFFIIWRRRRPVLAWTALAGSLAFGTLLGIGRIAAGDHFLSDVIWSGVIAYGIAWGLYYFVLRIPRREAAEAAAPPSPMPELRRPKLTAVIYMLVAALMIGAMLLATPLKNVQIQWVRPGDFDPPPKVLRLVADQAYVILFWPGGAHRTAEMRLEARGFGLPWSKVESEVTNDHRMLTYRISHQGIFTEKDTKIVMGIVANDWDRVEVRIDSGDIRLHPSQDPLPELDLQTGDGEVIRVDP from the coding sequence ATGTCCCAAACCACCGCACCTCGTCGGGATTGGATCCCGCAAGGCATTGCCTTGGCCCTGATCGCCTTGCTCGGCACCCTGCCCTTTTGGCTGACCGATCTGGACATTCAGGCCGCCGCGCTCTTCTATCACCCGGAGGCGGACGACCCTTGGTACGAGGCTCAAGCACCGCTGTGGTCCTTCCTCTATGTCGCCTCGCCGCTCTTGACCGGCTTCGTCATGCTCGGCGGACTGCTGGTTCTCGGTGCCGGGGCGGTCTGGAAGTCGTTCAGGCAGCTGCGCTGCTACGCGATCCTGTTGATCGCCGCGACCGTGCTGGGACCCGGTCTGATCGTCAACGGTGTCTTCAAGGACAACTGGGGGCGGCCAAGGCCGCACCAGATCGAGCAGCTCGGCGGAACACGCGACTATATTCCTCCGCTCGCGATCTCCGAGCACGGCGACGGAAAGTCCTTCCCCTGCGGGCACAGCTCGATCGGCTACATGCTCGGTGTCTTCTTCATCATTTGGCGCAGACGCAGGCCGGTGCTCGCCTGGACGGCGCTGGCCGGCTCGCTCGCCTTCGGCACCCTGCTCGGGATCGGGCGGATCGCGGCGGGCGATCACTTCCTCTCGGACGTGATCTGGTCAGGGGTTATCGCCTACGGGATTGCCTGGGGGCTTTACTATTTCGTCCTGCGCATCCCGCGGCGCGAGGCCGCCGAGGCGGCGGCACCGCCCTCGCCGATGCCCGAGTTGCGACGTCCGAAGCTCACGGCGGTGATCTATATGCTCGTCGCAGCCCTGATGATCGGGGCCATGCTGTTGGCCACACCGCTGAAGAACGTCCAGATCCAATGGGTCCGGCCGGGCGATTTCGATCCGCCGCCCAAGGTCCTTCGCCTGGTCGCCGATCAGGCTTACGTGATCCTCTTCTGGCCGGGCGGGGCGCACCGCACGGCCGAGATGCGCTTGGAGGCGCGCGGATTCGGGCTGCCCTGGAGCAAGGTCGAATCCGAAGTCACCAATGACCACCGGATGCTGACCTATCGGATCAGCCATCAGGGGATCTTCACCGAGAAGGACACCAAAATCGTCATGGGGATCGTCGCGAACGACTGGGATCGGGTCGAGGTTCGGATCGACTCCGGCGACATCCGGCTCCATCCCTCTCAGGACCCGCTTCCCGAGCTCGACCTGCAGACGGGAGACGGCGAGGTGATCCGAGTCGACCCCTGA
- the ureE gene encoding urease accessory protein UreE, with translation MIRFIRTTAADIPADVTLTLTLEQRTRCRLRVMLDDGREAGLFLPRGTVLHHGDALIAEDGLVARIIAAPEPLSRVESADPLLLARACYHLGNRHVPLQIDPGRLSYRQDQVLDEMVRGLGLEVSLVDAGFEPESGAYGGQGADHSGHAHEH, from the coding sequence TTGATCCGCTTCATCCGCACGACCGCCGCGGACATCCCGGCGGACGTGACCCTCACGCTCACGTTGGAGCAGCGGACTCGCTGTCGGCTGCGCGTCATGCTCGACGACGGTCGGGAGGCCGGACTCTTCCTGCCGCGGGGCACCGTTCTGCATCATGGGGACGCGCTGATCGCCGAAGACGGATTGGTCGCACGCATCATCGCGGCACCCGAGCCTCTTTCGCGGGTCGAGAGCGCAGACCCGTTGCTGCTCGCGCGCGCCTGTTATCACCTCGGCAACCGACATGTCCCTCTGCAGATCGACCCCGGGCGCCTCAGCTACCGACAAGATCAGGTCCTCGACGAGATGGTGCGCGGTCTCGGTCTCGAGGTCAGCCTCGTGGATGCCGGATTCGAGCCCGAGTCCGGTGCCTACGGCGGTCAGGGTGCGGATCATTCCGGCCATGCACACGAGCACTGA
- a CDS encoding urease accessory protein UreF — protein sequence MHTSTEGALPLLRLLHLVSPSLPVGGFTYSQGIEWAVENGWIRDADDLEAWMAHQLRSALPDLDLPLLVRMQAATLERDQAVMSGWVDILLAGRETAELRREESDRGRALADLIIAWGLEDALAWKPQLARSQTAGFAFAAASWRIEPRDAATGYAWSWLENLVLAGIKLVPLGQTRGQQTLARLATLIPSAVVAALEVADEEIGTSTPALAIASSAHETQYTRLFRS from the coding sequence ATGCACACGAGCACTGAGGGGGCCCTGCCCTTATTGCGCCTGCTGCACCTGGTCAGCCCCTCGCTGCCCGTCGGCGGCTTCACCTACTCGCAGGGCATCGAATGGGCGGTGGAGAACGGTTGGATCCGCGATGCCGACGACCTGGAGGCATGGATGGCCCACCAACTGCGGAGCGCCCTTCCTGACCTGGACCTCCCGCTCTTGGTGCGGATGCAGGCTGCGACGCTTGAGCGCGATCAAGCGGTGATGTCCGGTTGGGTGGACATCCTTTTAGCCGGTCGAGAAACGGCCGAGCTGCGGCGCGAGGAGTCGGACCGCGGACGCGCGCTCGCCGATCTGATCATCGCCTGGGGGCTGGAAGACGCGCTCGCGTGGAAACCGCAGCTCGCCCGGAGTCAGACCGCCGGCTTCGCCTTCGCGGCGGCATCATGGCGGATCGAGCCGCGCGACGCGGCGACGGGCTATGCCTGGAGCTGGCTCGAGAATCTCGTCCTGGCCGGGATCAAGCTTGTACCCTTGGGACAGACGCGCGGCCAACAGACTCTGGCGCGCCTGGCAACGCTCATCCCGAGCGCCGTCGTTGCGGCCCTAGAGGTCGCGGACGAGGAGATCGGCACCTCGACACCGGCCCTCGCGATCGCGAGCTCCGCTCACGAGACCCAATACACTCGCTTGTTTCGTTCCTGA
- the ureG gene encoding urease accessory protein UreG encodes MVDATPLRVGVGGPVGSGKTALLDALCKALRDRYQLAVVTNDIYTREDAEFLIRSQALPVERIVGVETGGCPHTAIREDASMNLAAVEDLQIRFPDLDLVFIESGGDNLAATFSPELADLTIYVIDVAEGEKIPRKGGPGITRSDLLVINKIDLAPYVGASLEVMERDSKRMRGERPFVFTNLRTGEGLERVLDFIEHQGMLGA; translated from the coding sequence ATGGTCGATGCAACACCCCTGCGCGTCGGTGTCGGCGGTCCCGTCGGCTCCGGCAAGACAGCCCTGCTGGATGCGCTTTGCAAGGCGCTGCGAGACCGCTACCAGTTGGCGGTGGTCACTAACGACATCTATACGCGCGAAGACGCCGAGTTCCTGATCCGTTCGCAAGCCCTGCCGGTCGAGCGCATCGTCGGCGTGGAAACCGGCGGCTGTCCGCATACCGCCATTCGCGAGGACGCATCGATGAACCTGGCAGCGGTGGAGGATCTGCAGATCCGCTTCCCGGATCTCGATCTCGTCTTCATCGAGAGCGGCGGCGATAACCTCGCCGCGACCTTCAGCCCGGAGCTCGCGGATCTGACCATCTATGTGATCGACGTCGCCGAGGGCGAGAAGATCCCGCGCAAGGGTGGGCCCGGCATCACCCGCTCGGACCTCCTCGTCATCAACAAGATCGATCTGGCGCCCTACGTAGGCGCATCGCTGGAGGTTATGGAGCGCGACTCCAAACGCATGCGCGGCGAGCGGCCGTTCGTCTTCACGAATCTGCGCACCGGCGAGGGACTTGAGCGGGTTCTCGACTTCATCGAGCATCAAGGGATGCTCGGGGCTTAA
- the moaE gene encoding molybdopterin synthase catalytic subunit MoaE: MQRIRVQRDLFDIAEEQKILSRGKPQVGAVVTFVGLMRDINEGVEVAAMTLEHYPGMTEKALGAIAEEAAQRWDLEDISILHRVGELRPQDPIVFVGVSSRHRGEAFRACEFLIDYLKTRAPFWKKEQTAQGERWVDARVTDDEAARRWAEGSTDP, encoded by the coding sequence CAACGCGATCTGTTCGACATTGCGGAGGAGCAAAAAATTCTCTCCCGCGGCAAGCCGCAGGTCGGCGCCGTGGTCACCTTTGTCGGCTTGATGCGCGACATCAACGAAGGTGTCGAGGTGGCCGCCATGACCCTGGAGCACTATCCGGGGATGACCGAGAAGGCACTCGGCGCGATCGCCGAGGAGGCCGCGCAACGCTGGGATCTTGAGGACATCAGCATCCTGCATCGGGTCGGCGAACTGAGGCCGCAGGATCCGATCGTGTTCGTGGGTGTCAGCAGTCGGCACCGCGGCGAGGCCTTTCGTGCCTGCGAGTTTCTGATCGACTACCTCAAGACCCGCGCGCCCTTTTGGAAGAAGGAGCAAACCGCGCAGGGCGAACGGTGGGTCGATGCACGCGTGACGGACGATGAAGCGGCACGGCGCTGGGCGGAGGGATCCACCGATCCGTAG